A window of the Radiobacillus deserti genome harbors these coding sequences:
- a CDS encoding phosphoglycerate kinase codes for MNKQTIRDVELKGKKVFCRVDFNVPLSNGEVSDDTRIRAALPTIQYLVEQGAKVILASHLGRPKGQVAEDLRLDSVAKRLSELLGKTVTKTDEVYGDEVNQAISQLQEGDVLLIENVRFQPGEEKNDPELAKQFAAMADLFVNDAFGAAHRAHASTAGIADHLPAVAGFLLEKELNVLGKALSNPDRPFTAIIGGAKVKDKIGVIENLLDKVDNLIIGGGLAYTFVKARGFEIGKSLLEEDKIDLAKEFMQKAKDKGVNMVMPVDVIVADDFSNDANTQVVSIEEIPADWEALDIGPQTREKYAQIVADSKLVIWNGPMGVFEIDAFANGTKAVADALADTKGYTVIGGGDSAAAVEKFGLADKMDHISTGGGASLEFMEGKALPGVEALSDK; via the coding sequence TTGAACAAACAAACGATTCGTGACGTGGAATTAAAAGGGAAGAAAGTATTTTGTCGTGTGGACTTTAACGTTCCTTTAAGCAATGGAGAAGTAAGTGATGATACGAGAATTCGAGCTGCTCTTCCTACGATTCAATATTTAGTAGAGCAGGGTGCGAAAGTTATTTTAGCAAGTCACCTCGGACGTCCAAAGGGTCAAGTAGCAGAAGATTTACGCTTGGATTCGGTTGCAAAGCGTCTAAGTGAGTTACTAGGGAAGACTGTAACCAAAACAGATGAAGTATATGGCGATGAAGTGAACCAAGCAATTTCTCAATTACAGGAAGGAGATGTCCTGTTAATTGAAAACGTACGTTTCCAACCTGGTGAAGAAAAGAATGATCCAGAGCTTGCGAAGCAATTTGCAGCAATGGCAGATCTTTTCGTAAATGATGCATTTGGTGCAGCTCACCGTGCGCATGCTTCTACAGCAGGTATCGCGGATCATTTACCTGCCGTAGCTGGTTTCTTGTTAGAAAAAGAGCTTAATGTTTTAGGAAAAGCTTTATCTAACCCTGACCGCCCATTCACAGCTATCATTGGTGGGGCAAAAGTAAAAGATAAAATCGGTGTTATTGAAAATCTATTAGACAAAGTAGATAACTTAATCATCGGTGGAGGTCTTGCTTACACGTTCGTAAAAGCAAGAGGATTTGAAATTGGAAAATCTCTTTTAGAAGAAGATAAAATAGACTTAGCTAAAGAATTCATGCAAAAAGCAAAAGACAAAGGTGTCAACATGGTAATGCCGGTTGATGTTATTGTCGCAGATGATTTCTCTAATGATGCAAATACTCAAGTAGTTAGCATTGAAGAAATTCCGGCAGATTGGGAAGCATTGGACATTGGACCACAAACAAGAGAAAAGTATGCACAAATCGTAGCAGACTCTAAGCTTGTGATTTGGAACGGACCGATGGGGGTATTTGAAATAGATGCTTTCGCAAATGGAACAAAAGCTGTAGCAGATGCACTTGCAGATACAAAAGGCTACACGGTAATCGGTGGAGGAGACTCTGCAGCAGCGGTTGAAAAGTTCGGTTTAGCAGATAAGATGGATCACATTTCTACTGGTGGTGGAGCTTCCTTAGAGTTTATGGAAGGAAAAGCTTTACCAGGTGTAGAAGCATTATCAGATAAATAA